Below is a window of Gossypium hirsutum isolate 1008001.06 chromosome A12, Gossypium_hirsutum_v2.1, whole genome shotgun sequence DNA.
attaaaataagaaataaataaaaaaataaaactaaaataattcttaaaacaatacacaaattgaaaatataataaaagtgattatattaaaattgaaaataaaaaaataaatatgattaaaaaaatttatttagtatataattcaAGTCAGGCCAGGCTAaggccaaaaaaattttacctGAGACCAGtctgttttctaaacgggcctcgttttttacACAAACTAATATTTCGGGCTTacatttttacccgaaccctctcatTTTTCAGACGAGCCTTTGGGTCAAGCCGGGTAGCTCAACCCATGATCACTTCTATTCTCAATTGGATTTTAATTAGATTAAAAGAGCAGAAAAATGAATtcttaagattaaaaaaaataaagggactaaattttaaatatgtgaaaagtataaagactgaaaccataaatataccaaatcacCATTCATTGAGCCAAAAAAAAGCATCCATGACAAAAAACCAAATTTCCACAcaggaaaaaaattgaagaaaaaaaaaatgaaaaagatggtaACCCAAAAGCCAAAAGTCACCACCACCTCCGATCAGCATCGTACTGAGACAAAGGTACAACTTCCGACAAAGGCGTAGAAATCGGTGTCGGAAGCGGTGAGTTCCGACAAACAGGACAAGACCCATTAAGTTTCAGCCAAGCATCAATACAAGTTACATGAAAACAATGCCTACATTCAGGCATCATCCTCAACATCTCTGATTCTCTATACTCACACAAACATATCGAACAAATGGTGTTCCCAGCACTAGAACCCGTCACCTCCACCGCCGTAGACACCTCCTTTTTGCTGAACCGGAACTTGGGGTAAGAGTTTATGACGGCACGATCAAGCCCAAAGACGACGACGTTTTCCTCGTCGTTTTCATGGTCTTCTTCGCCGATGAAAACAATCCTGGGGAGGACGATACCGTCGGAGTTGGCGGCGGTGGGTGTTGAAATGGGGTTTGGGGAAATGGCACGAGGTGGAAGGGGTGAGGAAGAGCGGAAGCAAATGTAGGAAGCGAGGAGGAGagtggagaggaggaggaggaagccGAGGGCGACGACGATGGCGTAGCCGACGCCTAAATTGGTGGTGAGATAAGTAGGGGATGAAAGGGGAGGGGTTGCCATTTGAACGGAAAGGGAGAATCCATTTGGggactaaaaaaaaaaacacagaaaacaaaaaggaagaagaagattgAGGAAGAGAAGGTGGGTAGATGAATGCTTTTGCCGCtgcatttaatttaatacttcaGCTGTTTTTTCCAAGTAGAGCCCCTGACAGTAAGATTtcatttagcttttttttttttaaaaataataataaatttacttcaaaatttcatctatttttatttttaaatattaatttttatacgtcataatataatatacataatagtCACATATTGCTATTTGATTATTCCGTAAGTTATATCAGTTTTTAactgtataaaaaaataaaaattttaataaaaaaatcaatttcataGATTTTTATGATACTTTTACTAATAAAGATTTATCTTTTTGGAGTTTGTGATACTTCTAATATTGTTATTTATAATGTTTCAACGTGAGTTTTCGCTTGAAAGTGCAACTTGCTATAGCATCTGACACTTGTgggtaataatttatttattgtatgaaacttttttttttaaattatatttgatttcaacTAATTTTAAACATGAGTTTGAGTTGAATATGTAAACTAGAACAAGATCTATCAATACTTTTTTTCATATACAAGACTCAAACTCGAGATTTTCTGTTGAATTCCTTATTAAGATCGATGAAATTCCTTTTTCATTACTCACATTCTACTATGAATAAATCCAAAATCGAGTTGAATTTAATCtctacacaaaaaaaaattatgagcaCTAATTTTCATCTATAATACACAAACTCAAAATTGTAAGTTTTGGGGTTTGAAATGCTATAattgtaagttttttttaaaggatttttattaTGACTAATgtaaaaaagaggaaaagaaaagtgaaaagagTAGAGGgtgcttttctttcttttgaaatcaaAGGTAGAATTTTCCCTGCTTTTTAATCTCTAAAAAAGGAAAAGTGTTCTAACTCAAATAAAGTATTTCGAAAGTGGGGACATATATGCacaaatatacatacatacatatatatatacacttctaAAACGTGATACAACATGCACCCTAAGTCCCAAATATAAAATCCTAAcgtataaattataaatagcaGGTTGATCTCatgttgattttcttttttgaagaTTGATATTACTTTTTTATTACCATTAGGTTTTGAAGTGTTATATATATTGTATTTGTTGATGGATTTAAGGATGGAGAAGGTTGCAAAGATAGTTCATTTGACAGGTCAAGAGTTGTGAAAATGACTTTGGTAGTTGTGGGAATTGAGAGCCTAGAGAGATACGAGTACAGGATGATTATCTTGCTTTGATTGAACTTCATAGAGTTATGTGTATATAGGTTAACGATATATAGGTTACGTGTTCTTTTTTTATTAGAGGATTATCGTAAAGTGTTTGTAGTGTAAAATTTTCTTGTTAGGTTAATGATACAACTTAAATATTTTTAGAGgaagttgaaattaaataataatttattattttcatcatttttaaaggGATTagacatatttttttcttttagagaTTAAAATACAAGTTTATTTGGGAGGCCAACACTCCTATCTATCCTCTTCAGATTTACCTCTAATGTAAATAATTGATGATAGTGATCTTATCGAGTGAAAttattagtgatttttttttttaaattgggttCAAAATTTCTTCAAATATCTTGTTTTATACAAGTAATCTACTATAGATAGCTTACCTCTATGCATTCAAAGCCAATAAGCAATAAACATTAGCCACCAGCTGTTGCCTTAACTATAAGCCTTAAAATTGTATTAGCTGTGACCTAAACTAGAGAGGCTCCACTTAAACAGGTTGTGTGATAGATTTTTAATGTACCAATTCAATTATGCATAGCTGCTTTCAATGGttattaatgttttttttcctattaaaaaattgtattttttacttaaaaataaggaaattaatttatgtatgttagaccaaaaagtaaattggtgatatttgttaaaaatttcattcatttttactgtTAAGAACTAATATGATTAACGGAACAACCAAATGTGTGATTCATGGttaatagtagaaattgatgaaAGTTTTAACAgaatgattaatttattatttatctaatatacaaagactaatttatctatttttaaaaaaaagaacaaaatacaatttaattcttaatacaAAAAACTCCATAATACTTTTTCTATCACTATCTTGTTATGAAGAGTTTAATGACCattaataagatgatgaaagtaaaattacaaaaaaacttTAATCCACAAAATGGGGTTTGATTGTATGAAAAAAGCACAACAAATTAACAAAATGGAGCTGTATTACAGTCTGATAGTTTATTCTTTTTAAGTCATGGGTTTGATGCTTCTTTAAAGGCTAAAAGCAAATCATTGGCTCCCACTTTTTTCTTACACTTCCATCTACTTTAATACCACATTTTTCTtactaataattataaaaataattttatttatctatactaaatatatcaaacgtttttaattgagttgatattaCGAGTCAACCAAGCACCAATTCATTGGGTAATGATTAAAATAACATCGctttacaaagtaaattatattattttgagggtGTTTCTAtactttatattaattacttaattgaGTTGATGCCATGAGTCAACCGAGCACCAACTCAGTTGGATAATACTAAGATACCTTGTTTACAAAGTAATATAATTACTTTGAGTGTGTTTCTGGTcgttttatatcttttatataaaaaataaaaatgctaaaacctgaGTTCGGCCTGCCTGTattagttttttatattaatttttatataattttaaatatatataatacatcaaaaatactaaaagtattaaaataaatatttcccaacaacttgaataaattttaaaaaatatgtatacttaaataacactaggatagatgcaacttaacaagcaaatgcctctaaaataataacaaaattaagaataaacaagcgttatacaatatccaaacaataacaacaaaatagtagtaacataatagtgaaatggtagcaaaatagggagaaaacaacaataaaataacattaaaacaacaaaaaatagcaatttttttgttcttttgtgaATTCGGGCTGGACCCGGGGCCAAAAATGCTTTACCTGAGGCCTAATCCATTTTTTAAATGAGCCTtattttttttgcccaagctcatttttcgagcttatatttttgcccaaaccctcccactttttaAGCGGGCCTTCAAGCCGGGCTGGGTGGACCGACCCATGTGCAAGTCTAGCCATGAGTCAACTGAGCACCAATTTAGTTGGATAATGACTAAGATACCATGTTTGCAAAGTAATATAATTACTTTAAGTGTGTTTTTGGTcgttttatatcttttatataaaaaataaaaaaaaatacacattTATAATGAGATTTAAACTTAaagtattataatttttaaaaaagattaattcaatttttatatcaattttttataaaatatatttattacgtAATTCTATTTTTACCGACATTAGAGATGTTAGAGATGTTGTATAATCAAGTATTAAGTTAAATTGTTCTCTATAGTTTGgtcaatgaaaatatgaaaatatgtctATAATTTGCACTGTTAATTTAGtcactcatttattttaaaattaggaaGTTAGTCACCATACTTTAGTTATATACAATTTGATCTTCCTATTTTTATATTAGTTTAAATAGGGATGAatctagaattttttttagaagtggccataattgaataataaatttttaagagatcaaaatataattttataatgtattaattttttattttagtattttttaagcaattaaacataattttatttattttgaggggccaaaatgtaattttaccataaattaaaatttaatttaataatcttATAAGCACTTAATtaacaattttccattttaatatttagttcattggtttttaatatttttatatagtatttttaagtaattcttttatctaatttaaatataaaatatttatttttatattaaaaattaatgaaattaaccataaattaaataaaaatgaaatttctagccaataaataataaatttaaaatttaaaaattttcaaataactatagttttttttttgaatttgtgaATCGAATTAaatagaaaacatttaaataacTATAGTTCAGGAGTCGATTActacaaggaagggttagcatcctcataacgcccaaaattggtacctaattgattaattaatgtcttaatgtcgaaaattaaaaatttggagagattttaaaaatacaattgtttattaaaacatcattgaattaaatttttacaaaaaaagggTATATTTTACGTTAACCAAGGAAAATGATCACGTCTCGTAAGTTAAGACACAATGTCT
It encodes the following:
- the LOC107923840 gene encoding RING-H2 finger protein ATL67, producing the protein MATPPLSSPTYLTTNLGVGYAIVVALGFLLLLSTLLLASYICFRSSSPLPPRAISPNPISTPTAANSDGIVLPRIVFIGEEDHENDEENVVVFGLDRAVINSYPKFRFSKKEVSTAVEVTGSSAGNTICSICLCEYRESEMLRMMPECRHCFHVTCIDAWLKLNGSCPVCRNSPLPTPISTPLSEVVPLSQYDADRRWW